In one Chionomys nivalis chromosome 13, mChiNiv1.1, whole genome shotgun sequence genomic region, the following are encoded:
- the LOC130885979 gene encoding procathepsin L-like, translating into MSPLFFLATLCLGMVSAAPTHDPSLDAEWHEWKTRHGKTYITHEEGQKRAVWENNRKVIELHNEDYAKGVHDFSMEMNAFGDLTNTEFRELMTGFQSMEPKEMDVFQEPLLGDVPKFVDWRDHGYVTPVKNQGQCGACWAFSAVGSLEGQMFRKTGRLVPLSEQNLVDCSWSYGNSGCDGGLMEYAFQYVKDNGGLDTRDSYPYETRNGTCRYNPKNSAAKVMGFVKIPPSEYLLMKAVATVGPISVGIDTKHHSFQFYRGGMYYEPNCSSSKLDHAVLVVGYGEESDGKKYWLVKNSWGASWGMSGYIKMARDRNNNCGIVTHAVYPTV; encoded by the exons ATGAGTCCTCTTTTCTTCCTGGCCACTCTTTGCTTGGGGATGGTCTCAGCAGCTCCAACACATGATCCCAGTTTGGATGCTGAATGGCACGAATGGAAGACAAGACATGGGAAAACATACATCACG CACGAAGAAGGACAGAAGAGAGCGGTGTGGGAAAACAACAGGAAGGTGATTGAGCTGCACAATGAGGACTACGCCAAGGGAGTGCATGACTTCAGCATGGAGATGAACGCCTTCGGGGACTTG ACCAATACAGAATTCAGGGAATTGATGACTGGCTTTCAAAGCATGGAACCCAAGGAGATGGATGTGTTCCAGGAGCCTCTGCTGGGTGATGTCCCCAAGTTTGTGGACTGGAGAGATCATGGCTATGTGACTCCTGTGAAGAACCAG ggTCAATGTGGTGCTTGTTGGGCATTTAGTGCTGTTGGTTCCCTAGAAGGACAGATGTTCCGGAAAACAGGCAGACTGGTTCCTCTGAGTGAACAGAACCTAGTGGACTGCTCCTGGTCGTACGGGAACAGCGGCTGTGATGGTGGCTTGATGGAGTACGCCTTCCAGTATGTGAAGGACAATGGGGGCTTGGACACCAGAGACTCCTATCCTTATGAAACACGG AATGGAACCTGCAGGTACAATCCTAAAAATTCTGCTGCTAAAGTCATGGGCTTTGTGAAAATCCCACCAAGTGAATATCTCCTCATGAAGGCTGTGGCCACCGTGGGGCCCATCTCCGTTGGAATTGACACCAAACACCATTCCTTCCAGTTCTACAGGGGTG GCATGTATTATGAGCCAAACTGTAGCAGCAGTAAACTGGATCATGCCGTCCTGGTGGTTGGATATGGTGAAGAATCAGATGGCAAGAAATACTGGCTGGTCAAGAACAG CTGGGGCGCAAGTTGGGGCATGAGCGGCTACATAAAGATGGCCCGAGACCGCAACAACAACTGTGGAATTGTTACACATGCCGTGTACCCCACTGTGTGA